A stretch of the Bacillus licheniformis DSM 13 = ATCC 14580 genome encodes the following:
- the aroD gene encoding type I 3-dehydroquinate dehydratase, protein MKKLVKVRGITLGEGRPKICVPLVGKNLAQLKEEAAYFQTLDADIAEWRADFYEDVDDVDQVCAALAEIRGLLKDTPLIFTFRSAAEGGEKEISTARYFSLNEAVVKTGLADVIDIELFNDEEQVKALVETAHGHEVSVIISNHDFEKTPAAEEIVSRLRKAQELGADLPKIAVMPETTADVLRLLEATCTMNEKYADRPIITMSMAGKGIISRLAGEVFGSAMTFGAAKKASAPGQIAAGELKEILHILHRNL, encoded by the coding sequence TTGAAGAAACTGGTGAAGGTCAGAGGAATTACATTGGGTGAAGGCCGGCCAAAAATCTGTGTGCCGCTTGTCGGAAAAAACCTTGCCCAATTAAAAGAAGAAGCGGCTTATTTTCAAACGCTTGATGCCGATATTGCGGAGTGGCGTGCTGATTTTTATGAAGATGTAGATGACGTTGATCAAGTCTGCGCGGCATTGGCGGAAATCCGCGGCCTTTTAAAGGACACTCCGCTCATTTTCACTTTCCGCAGCGCCGCCGAAGGCGGAGAAAAAGAGATCAGCACAGCGCGATATTTTTCTTTAAATGAAGCGGTTGTTAAAACAGGGCTTGCCGATGTGATTGATATCGAGCTGTTCAATGACGAAGAGCAAGTGAAAGCGCTGGTGGAAACAGCACATGGTCATGAAGTGTCCGTGATTATATCTAATCATGATTTTGAAAAGACACCAGCTGCAGAAGAAATTGTTTCCCGTTTGCGAAAAGCACAGGAATTAGGGGCTGATCTGCCTAAAATCGCGGTGATGCCGGAAACCACGGCTGATGTCTTGCGTCTGCTTGAAGCCACTTGTACGATGAATGAGAAGTATGCAGATCGGCCGATTATTACGATGTCAATGGCCGGCAAAGGTATCATCAGCCGCCTGGCGGGCGAGGTATTCGGTTCAGCAATGACGTTCGGTGCCGCAAAGAAAGCTTCAGCACCGGGGCAGATTGCAGCTGGTGAGCTCAAGGAAATCCTTCATATATTGCATCGCAATTTATAA
- the thiC gene encoding phosphomethylpyrimidine synthase ThiC, whose translation MKQESVQQKNISIMSSFSGSRKVYVEGSRPDIQVPMREISLSPTTGSFGDEENQPVRVYDTSGPYTDANADVDILKGLKPLRATWIRERGDTEEYEGREIRPEDNGYKGKEKASHSYTGLKRKPLRAKKGQNVTQLHYARKGIITPEMEFIAIREHVSPEFVRDEVASGRAIIPSNINHPESEPMIIGRNFHVKINANIGNSAVTSSIEEEVEKMTWAIRWGADTMMDLSTGKDIHTTREWIIRNCPVPVGTVPIYQALEKVNGVAEDLTWDIYRDTLIEQAEQGVDYFTIHAGVLLRYVPLTAKRVTGIVSRGGAIMAQWCLAHHEESFLYTHFEEICEIMKTYDIAFSLGDGLRPGSIADANDEAQFAELETLGELTEIAWKHDVQVMIEGPGHVPMHKIKENVDKQMEICKEAPFYTLGPLTTDIAPGYDHITSAIGAAMIGWYGTAMLCYVTPKEHLGLPNKDDVREGVITYKIAAHAADLAKGHPGAQIRDDALSKARFEFRWRDQFNLSLDPERALEYHDETLPAEGAKTAHFCSMCGPKFCSMRISQDIRDYAKENNLDEEKAIQKGLEEKAKEFKKAGGSIYS comes from the coding sequence ATGAAACAGGAATCAGTACAGCAAAAAAACATCTCGATAATGTCAAGTTTTTCAGGGAGCCGCAAAGTGTATGTCGAAGGGTCGCGTCCTGACATTCAAGTGCCGATGAGAGAAATTTCGTTAAGTCCGACGACGGGTTCGTTTGGCGACGAAGAAAACCAGCCTGTCCGCGTCTACGACACGAGCGGCCCCTATACGGACGCCAATGCGGACGTTGATATTCTTAAGGGGCTGAAACCTTTGCGGGCGACCTGGATCAGGGAGCGCGGCGATACCGAAGAATATGAAGGCAGAGAAATAAGACCGGAGGATAACGGCTATAAAGGCAAAGAGAAAGCGAGCCACAGCTATACAGGGTTGAAACGAAAACCGCTGCGCGCGAAAAAAGGACAAAATGTCACTCAGCTGCATTACGCAAGAAAGGGGATCATTACGCCCGAGATGGAATTTATTGCGATCAGAGAGCACGTATCTCCCGAATTTGTTCGTGATGAAGTGGCAAGCGGACGGGCGATTATTCCGTCAAACATCAACCATCCGGAAAGCGAACCGATGATTATCGGCCGCAACTTCCACGTCAAAATCAATGCCAACATCGGCAATTCCGCTGTCACCTCTTCGATTGAAGAAGAAGTGGAAAAAATGACATGGGCCATCCGCTGGGGCGCTGATACGATGATGGACTTGTCCACAGGTAAAGATATTCATACAACGAGAGAATGGATCATCCGCAACTGTCCGGTGCCTGTGGGAACAGTCCCGATTTATCAGGCGCTTGAAAAAGTAAACGGCGTCGCGGAAGATCTTACTTGGGACATTTACCGCGATACATTGATCGAACAGGCTGAGCAAGGCGTTGATTATTTCACGATTCACGCCGGCGTCCTTCTCCGGTATGTGCCGTTAACAGCAAAGCGCGTCACCGGAATCGTATCCCGCGGCGGGGCGATCATGGCGCAATGGTGTTTGGCTCATCATGAGGAAAGCTTTCTGTACACCCATTTTGAAGAGATATGCGAGATTATGAAAACATACGATATCGCATTTTCGCTCGGAGACGGTCTTCGTCCCGGCTCGATTGCCGATGCGAATGATGAGGCCCAATTTGCCGAATTGGAGACGCTCGGCGAGCTGACGGAAATCGCCTGGAAGCATGATGTTCAAGTAATGATCGAAGGCCCGGGACACGTGCCGATGCATAAAATCAAAGAGAATGTCGACAAGCAGATGGAGATTTGCAAAGAGGCACCGTTTTACACGCTCGGTCCGCTGACGACCGATATTGCACCGGGCTACGACCATATTACATCGGCGATCGGAGCGGCGATGATCGGCTGGTACGGAACGGCCATGCTTTGCTATGTGACGCCGAAGGAGCATTTGGGACTGCCGAACAAAGATGATGTCCGCGAAGGCGTCATAACATACAAAATCGCGGCCCATGCGGCTGACCTTGCAAAAGGGCACCCCGGCGCGCAAATCCGCGATGACGCGCTTTCAAAGGCGCGCTTTGAATTCCGCTGGCGGGATCAGTTCAACTTGTCGCTCGATCCGGAAAGAGCGCTCGAATACCATGATGAAACCCTTCCGGCGGAAGGCGCCAAAACGGCACACTTTTGTTCAATGTGCGGGCCTAAATTTTGCAGCATGAGGATTTCCCAGGATATTCGCGACTACGCCAAGGAAAACAACCTTGATGAAGAAAAGGCTATCCAAAAAGGATTGGAAGAGAAGGCGAAGGAATTTAAAAAAGCAGGCGGCAGCATTTACAGTTAA
- a CDS encoding ABC transporter ATP-binding protein, whose protein sequence is MSLSIRVNEKAFGKGSFKTSVLQDVNLTVENGEFLTVIGPSGCGKSTLLKIAAGLDGDYEGRISMNGREIKGPGIQQGFIFQEHRLFPWMTVEQNIAADLSLKEPAVRKKVDELIETVRLKGAEKQYPRELSGGMSQRVAIARALLREPEILLLDEPFGALDAFTRKHLQDVLTDIWREKKMTMILVTHDIDESVYLANRIAILTAKPGRIHKLIPVDLPFPRSRTSPVFQTIRQKVLKEFETTETFSFQEGSGI, encoded by the coding sequence ATGTCTTTATCAATTCGTGTGAATGAAAAAGCATTTGGAAAAGGCAGCTTTAAAACAAGCGTGCTCCAAGACGTGAATCTTACGGTCGAAAACGGCGAATTTTTGACTGTCATCGGTCCGAGCGGGTGCGGAAAAAGTACGCTCTTAAAAATCGCTGCCGGTCTTGACGGGGATTATGAAGGACGAATCAGCATGAACGGAAGAGAAATCAAGGGCCCGGGGATTCAGCAAGGCTTCATCTTTCAGGAGCATCGGCTTTTTCCATGGATGACGGTTGAGCAAAATATCGCCGCAGATTTAAGCCTGAAAGAACCAGCAGTGCGAAAAAAAGTCGATGAATTGATTGAAACGGTACGGCTGAAAGGTGCGGAGAAACAGTACCCGCGCGAGCTGTCCGGCGGAATGTCGCAGCGGGTCGCGATTGCCAGGGCTTTGCTCAGGGAGCCTGAGATTTTGCTGCTTGATGAACCCTTCGGTGCCTTGGACGCCTTTACGAGAAAGCATCTGCAGGATGTACTGACAGACATTTGGAGAGAAAAGAAGATGACGATGATCCTCGTGACGCACGATATTGACGAATCGGTGTATTTAGCCAACCGGATCGCAATTCTTACGGCAAAGCCGGGGAGAATCCACAAGCTGATTCCGGTCGATCTGCCTTTTCCGCGCAGCAGAACATCGCCCGTTTTTCAAACAATTAGACAAAAGGTGCTGAAAGAGTTCGAGACAACGGAAACATTCAGCTTTCAGGAAGGTTCAGGAATTTGA
- a CDS encoding aliphatic sulfonate ABC transporter substrate-binding protein, whose amino-acid sequence MKKWPLYVLGCLLLLAGCSAAKSSEGGGDLKEINIGVQQSLSPLLLAKEKGWFEKEFAKEGIKVKWTEFQSGPPQFEGLAADKLDFSQVGNSPVIAGQAAGIDFKEIGLSQDGLKANGILVKKGSGIDDIKDLKGKKVAVAKGSSGFDFLYKVIDKAGLKPTDVNIIQLQPDEAMPAFDSGAIDAWSIWEPFLSLKTIKSDADILVDGEQIDKYSPGFTLVRSKFAEQHPDEVIRFLKVYDKAVKWQKTHKKEAVEAYAKIKNLDKEVVENVLNNTEPLNEPITDRIIQTQQETADFQYKLKAINKEIDVKEVVDNSFIKKALKEGDDK is encoded by the coding sequence GTGAAAAAATGGCCGTTGTATGTGCTGGGCTGCCTGTTGCTTCTTGCGGGCTGTTCAGCAGCCAAATCAAGTGAAGGGGGCGGAGATTTAAAAGAGATCAACATCGGAGTGCAGCAAAGCTTAAGCCCGTTGCTCCTTGCGAAAGAAAAAGGCTGGTTTGAAAAAGAGTTCGCAAAAGAAGGAATTAAAGTGAAATGGACAGAGTTTCAAAGCGGTCCGCCGCAGTTTGAAGGTCTTGCCGCGGATAAACTCGATTTTTCCCAAGTCGGAAATTCACCGGTGATCGCAGGGCAGGCGGCTGGCATTGATTTTAAAGAAATCGGCCTTTCTCAAGACGGTTTAAAGGCGAACGGCATTCTTGTGAAAAAAGGGAGCGGAATCGATGACATAAAAGATTTGAAAGGAAAGAAGGTGGCGGTGGCAAAAGGCAGCAGCGGGTTCGATTTCCTGTATAAAGTGATCGATAAAGCGGGTCTGAAGCCAACAGACGTCAACATCATTCAGCTTCAGCCTGACGAAGCCATGCCGGCATTTGACAGCGGAGCGATTGACGCCTGGTCGATTTGGGAGCCGTTTTTGTCTCTTAAAACGATCAAAAGTGACGCGGACATATTGGTTGACGGGGAACAAATCGACAAGTATTCCCCGGGTTTTACGCTTGTACGAAGCAAATTCGCCGAACAGCATCCGGATGAGGTGATTCGTTTTCTGAAGGTGTATGACAAGGCCGTGAAATGGCAGAAAACCCATAAGAAAGAAGCGGTTGAAGCGTACGCAAAAATTAAAAACCTCGACAAAGAGGTCGTTGAAAACGTGCTGAATAACACCGAACCGTTAAATGAGCCGATCACAGACCGCATCATTCAAACACAGCAGGAGACCGCCGATTTTCAATACAAATTAAAAGCGATTAACAAAGAGATTGATGTAAAAGAAGTGGTCGACAATTCATTTATAAAAAAAGCGCTGAAAGAAGGAGATGACAAATGA
- a CDS encoding ABC transporter permease has product MRAVSSSTPSIQPKTGAKLRPAAFRLAWGKGFVLPVMLILLWQLVGSLELISKTVLPAPLDILLTFRDLIVSGELFTHLGISIQRAALGFFLGAGLGLLLGLVIGFSKIAEDYLDPSLQMLRTVPHLAVTPLFILWFGFDELSKVLLIALGAFFPVYINTFSGIRGVDSKLFDVARVLEFHWLKQVTKLILPASLPNILLGIRLSLGVSWLGLVVAELMGSSAGVGYMIMDARQFSQTDKVFVGILIFAAVGKLTDSFVRILEKKCLGWRNSYQGNKK; this is encoded by the coding sequence ATGAGAGCTGTTTCATCAAGCACCCCCTCGATCCAGCCGAAAACAGGCGCAAAACTGAGACCGGCCGCTTTTCGGCTGGCATGGGGGAAGGGATTTGTATTACCCGTCATGTTGATTTTATTATGGCAGCTTGTCGGGTCATTGGAGCTCATATCAAAAACCGTGCTTCCGGCTCCTTTAGATATATTGCTTACATTTCGGGATCTTATCGTATCAGGAGAGCTTTTCACTCATTTAGGCATCAGCATTCAGCGCGCCGCGCTCGGCTTTTTCCTGGGGGCCGGGCTCGGGCTCCTGCTGGGGCTTGTAATCGGGTTTTCGAAAATTGCCGAGGATTACCTCGATCCTTCTCTGCAAATGCTGAGAACCGTTCCGCATCTCGCCGTCACGCCGCTGTTTATCTTATGGTTCGGTTTCGATGAGCTGTCAAAGGTGCTCTTGATCGCTCTTGGGGCTTTCTTCCCGGTATATATCAACACATTTTCAGGGATCAGGGGCGTCGATTCGAAACTGTTCGATGTGGCGAGGGTATTGGAGTTCCATTGGCTGAAGCAGGTGACAAAGCTCATTCTTCCTGCATCGCTCCCGAACATTCTCTTAGGCATCCGCCTGTCGCTCGGCGTATCGTGGCTGGGCCTTGTTGTTGCCGAGCTGATGGGATCAAGCGCTGGAGTCGGCTATATGATTATGGATGCCAGACAGTTTTCGCAAACCGATAAGGTGTTTGTCGGGATTTTGATTTTTGCCGCCGTCGGCAAGCTGACGGATTCATTCGTCAGAATTCTGGAAAAAAAGTGCCTTGGCTGGAGAAACAGCTATCAAGGAAACAAAAAGTAA
- the ssuD gene encoding FMNH2-dependent alkanesulfonate monooxygenase, producing the protein MDILWFIPTHGDGRYLGTNTGGRAADHTYFQQVAQAADRLGYTGVLLPTGRSCEDPWITAAALASVTKNLKFLVAVRPGLMQPSVAARMASTFDRLAEGRLLINVVAGGDPYELAGDGLFISHDERYEATNEFLDIWRSLLKGETVSYSGKHLKTENGRLLFPPAQQPHPPIYFGGSSKAGQETAAKHADVYLTWGEPPHLVKEKIQSVKKKAEKEGRTVRFGIRLHVIVRETEKEAWQAADRLISRLEDETIAAAQNAMKRMDSSGQKRMVQLHQGNRSNLEISPNLWAGIGLVRGGAGTALVGDPETVASRIKEYADIGIESFIFSGYPHLEEAYHFAEKVFPLLPFRTKLQSKASGEVIGNDHFPSRQKEKTV; encoded by the coding sequence TTGGACATTTTATGGTTTATTCCGACTCATGGCGACGGACGTTATCTTGGTACAAACACGGGAGGAAGAGCCGCAGATCACACCTACTTTCAGCAGGTGGCGCAGGCGGCTGACAGGCTTGGGTATACAGGGGTTCTTCTTCCGACGGGAAGATCGTGCGAAGACCCGTGGATTACCGCAGCCGCTCTGGCGTCAGTCACGAAAAATCTGAAGTTTTTGGTCGCTGTAAGACCCGGTTTGATGCAGCCGTCGGTTGCGGCGCGGATGGCTTCGACATTCGATCGTCTTGCAGAGGGCAGGCTTCTCATCAATGTGGTCGCCGGCGGTGATCCGTATGAATTAGCCGGCGACGGCCTGTTTATCAGCCATGATGAACGGTATGAAGCGACAAATGAGTTTCTCGACATATGGCGGTCGCTTTTAAAAGGCGAGACCGTCAGCTACTCAGGGAAACACCTGAAGACTGAAAACGGGCGCTTGCTTTTCCCGCCCGCCCAACAGCCTCATCCGCCAATCTATTTTGGCGGCTCGTCAAAGGCCGGGCAGGAGACTGCCGCCAAACACGCGGACGTCTATTTGACATGGGGAGAGCCGCCTCATCTCGTCAAAGAAAAAATCCAATCTGTCAAAAAGAAGGCTGAAAAAGAAGGGAGAACCGTCCGTTTTGGAATCAGGCTGCACGTGATCGTCAGGGAAACGGAAAAAGAGGCCTGGCAGGCGGCGGATAGACTGATCAGCCGCTTGGAGGATGAAACGATTGCCGCAGCCCAAAACGCGATGAAACGGATGGATTCATCAGGACAAAAGAGGATGGTTCAGCTTCACCAGGGAAACAGAAGCAATCTTGAGATCAGCCCGAATCTTTGGGCGGGGATCGGACTGGTCAGAGGCGGAGCGGGAACAGCGCTCGTCGGTGATCCGGAAACGGTAGCCAGCCGAATAAAAGAATACGCCGACATCGGCATTGAGTCCTTTATCTTCTCAGGTTATCCACATCTTGAAGAAGCGTACCATTTTGCAGAAAAGGTTTTTCCGCTCCTTCCGTTTCGAA